A stretch of the Bacteroidia bacterium genome encodes the following:
- a CDS encoding DNA adenine methylase, giving the protein MKTPITYYGGKQALLKYLLPLIPAHRIYCEPFFGGGALFFAKPKSEVEIINDLNSEVVNFFKVTQNKYSELEKEIRATLHSRELYQQAMVVYKHPDMFDDVKRAWAFWVATNQGFSSLIGSWGFGKTNSKEMAVAGKRESFTREYADRLKKVQLENNDAIKVIDRSDSKETFFYVDPPYIGSDQGHYKGYEEEHFKTLLDKLSKVKGKFLLSSYPSKLLDSYIRKNKWRVHKVNKAVAVTKHTDKKKTEMMVMNFDPSANAKGIIQSLKKLKIAA; this is encoded by the coding sequence ATGAAAACTCCAATTACATATTACGGTGGTAAGCAGGCATTATTAAAATATCTGCTTCCACTTATTCCTGCCCACCGAATTTATTGTGAGCCATTTTTCGGTGGCGGAGCATTATTTTTTGCCAAGCCAAAATCAGAAGTTGAAATTATTAACGATCTGAATTCTGAAGTCGTGAACTTTTTTAAAGTCACGCAAAATAAATACTCTGAACTCGAAAAGGAAATCCGCGCCACACTTCATTCAAGAGAACTGTATCAACAAGCGATGGTTGTTTACAAGCATCCGGACATGTTCGATGACGTGAAGCGTGCGTGGGCTTTTTGGGTAGCAACCAATCAGGGATTCTCATCATTAATCGGTTCTTGGGGATTTGGAAAAACAAATTCAAAGGAAATGGCTGTCGCAGGAAAGAGAGAATCTTTTACACGCGAATATGCAGACCGATTAAAAAAAGTTCAACTTGAAAATAACGATGCGATCAAAGTAATAGACCGTTCCGATTCAAAGGAAACATTCTTTTATGTTGATCCACCCTATATAGGTTCCGATCAAGGACACTACAAAGGATATGAAGAAGAGCATTTCAAAACGCTCCTTGACAAACTATCCAAAGTAAAAGGCAAATTCTTATTGAGCAGTTACCCCTCGAAATTGCTCGATTCATACATACGCAAAAACAAATGGAGAGTGCATAAAGTAAATAAAGCTGTTGCAGTCACTAAACACACCGACAAAAAGAAAACAGAAATGATGGTGATGAATTTCGATCCTTCTGCAAACGCAAAAGGGATAATCCAATCACTTAAAAAATTAAAAATCGCAGCCTAA